DNA sequence from the Sphingomonas bisphenolicum genome:
CGGCCATCGCGCCGGGGCGAGCGTGACGCTATCCGGCACATTGGAGGAAACTGTCGCGCTCGTGGAAAAAGCTGGGGGCAAGGCCATTGCTATTGCGGCAGATCTGGAGGTCGAGGCGGAGTGTCGATCGCTGATCGATCGCGCGGCGGCGGCGGCTGGCGGTCGGCTCGACATATTGGTCAACAATGCCGGGTTCGTGGACTTTGAACCCATGGCCGACATGCCGCTGGCAGTCTTCGATCGCACAGTGACGCATTATCTGCGCGCCCCATTCATCCTGAGCCAGGCCGCCATTCCCTTCATGCGCAAGGTCGGCGCGGGCTGGATCGTCAACATCAGTTCGCAGGATGCGTTGCCGCCGATCAGGCCCTATCCCGATTTCGAACGATATCGCGGCTATGTGATCTACGCGGCAGCCAAGGCCGCACTCAACCGTATGACCCAGGGTCTTGCCGCGGAATTGCAGCCGGAGAATATCGCGGTGAATGCGGTGGCCCCGTCGACGGCGATCCGCACGCCTGGCGCCGACGCCATGATACCGGAAGACTTCCCGACGGAAGACGTCGCATATCTTGCGGAAACCGTGTTGGCCATGAGCTATCTGCCGGCAGCGGAACGCAGTGGCCTGATCGGTTTCAGCATGCATTTCCCCTGGCATCAGAACATTCCGGTGCGCAGCCTGGATGGCATGGACACATTGCCCCGCCGGGAGCCTCCGCACTGGTCGCATCCGGCGATCGACAAAACCGACAAATGATCGGCGCGAAAGGGAGGGGGCCATGAACAAGGCAGAGATTTTCAAGGGCAGGACGGCTGTCATCACCGGTGCAGGCAGCGGAATTGGCGAAGGGTTGGCGCGTGTCGCTGCGGCGATCGGCATGAATGTCGTGCTTGCCGACGTGGTCGAGGATCGGATCGCGCGGCTGGCTGTGGGAATCGAAGCCGCCGGCGGATCGGCGTTGCCGGTCGCGACCGACGTTGGCGATGTCGCCGCGCTCGAACGCCTCGCCGACGCCGCCTATGGCCGATATGGCGAAGTCGGACTGCTGGTGAACAATGCCGGAATCGAAACCATCGGGTTCAGCTGGGAGATTTCAGGCGATACCTGGGATAGGCTGCTGTCGATCAACGTGCGGGGCGTTGTCCATGGCTGCCGCATTTTTGCGCGGCATATGCTGGAAAGCGGCAAGCCCGGCTATATTGCGAACGTTGCGTCCATAGGCGCCCTGGGCATGATGCCCACCCAGGCGCCCTATATGATGAGCAAACATGCCGTGTTGAGCTTCACCGAATGCCTCTATCTCGAAATGCAACTCAAGAAAGCGCCGATCCATGTTTCGGCGGTGTTGCCTGCCCAGGTGGCGACGCGCATTTTCGAGGATGCGCCGACGGATCGCCAGTCCGGCTTCATCGAGCGTCAGCGCGAGATGATGCACGCCATGATCTCCCAGAGCGGGTTGACGCCGATGGAAGCGGGCGAGGCCATTCTGGACGGTATCGCGTCCGGCGCATTCTGGGTATCCACCCATCCCGAAACAACAGCGCAGATGGCGCGCGCACGTTCCGATTATCTGGCGAATCTCGCCAATCCAGCCTTGGCGGATCAGGCGGAGGCTCTGTTGCTTGCCGAATAATCGCGGTAGCGGAAATCATCGCTGAAGGACGGCGGGCGTGGATCGGCCAGGCCGCAGGAGAGCTGTCTCCTCGACGCTGTCGTGCGATCTACCTGCGCCGATAGCGGAAGTACCAGACCATAAGTGTAAAAATCACTTAAAGTATTGATAAATATATAAAATATATTAAGTTTTGTGCGGATATTTCAGCAGGAATAATCACCGGGTAATCACTGAATTTCTGACCGAATCGCGATGTTAGAGATGATGCCGCATTTTTTATTGGCAGGCGCTCAATAAGGCTTGGCAACGCGCCGGCAGTTTGCTGACGGCCAGACCGAAAGTCGTGGCGGGGTACTGCGAACCTGAACCCAGTCAGGATTTTCCTTGTAGTCTGCTCCTCTTTCAGCTTCGCCCGGGCAGTTTCATCCCCTGGGAAAAGATTGACCAGAAGGCTTCCGCAACTTCACGGCCACTCAAATTGCCGTCAGGCGTAAACCAGCGATGTGTCCAATTGAGCATGCCGAACAAAGCAGTCGCTGCGAGGCGATGCGGTATGTCGCTCCGTAGTTCGCCTGACGCCATCGCTTCCCGAACGAAGCGCATAAGCATTTGATCGAAGAGGCGTGTCTTGAGCATAAGCTGATGCGTGGCCGGCGCCCGCTCAGCGATAGGGTGCTGTCAATCGGCGTGCAAACGGGACCCCCTATCGGCGCGCAAAAGGGACCCCATTTCAAGATGGCGCAAGGTTGATCTGACGCGCTCTCCTGCGCTGCGCGCGGCGTAGGGAGGGCGTAGCCCGACCGAAGGCGCGCGCAGCGCAAAGCATCTTTTAATTGAGGGCCGATGGGGAGGATCAGCTCCGGTTTTTGAAGCGCCAGCTGTCATTGCCGGTCTCGACTATGTCGCAATGATGGGTGACGCGATCCAGGAGCGCGGTGGTCATCTTGGGATCACCGAACACGGTGGGCCACTCCCCGAAGGCGAGGTTGGTGGTGATGATGACACTGGTTTGCTCGTAGAGCTTGCTGATCAGATGGAACAGCAACTGGCCGCCCGATCGGGCGAACGGCAGATACCCCAGTTCATCGAGCACGATGAGATCGAGGCGGGATAGCTGGGCGGCGAGTGTGCCGCTTTTGCCGATCCTGGCCTCCTCTTCGAGACGGGTCACAAGATCAACGGTGTTGAAGTAGCGGCCCCGCGCACCCGAGCGCACGACATTAGCGGTGATGGCGATGGCCAGATGGGTCTTTCCGGTGCCTGTACCGCCGACCAGGACGATATTGCGCCGCGCGGGCAGGAACGCGCCGCTGTGCAATGAACGCACCAGTCCTTCGTTGATCGGGGTGCCCTCGAACCGGAAGGCGTCGATGTCCTTCACGATCGGCAGCCTCGCGGCCGCCATCCGGTATCGGATCGACGCGGCGTGGCGATGCGTCGCTTCCGCCCTCAGAAGATCGGTCAATATCTCCATCGTGGTGCGCTGGCGCTGAAGGCCGGTGGTGACCGCATCGTCGAACGCGCCTGCCATGCCTTTGAGCCCGAGCCCGCGCATGGCCTCGATCATGTCATGCCGCTGCATCGAAGGTCCTCAGCTGGTCGTAACGGGCACAGTCGGCGATCGGAGGATGGCGCAGCGCGCTGTCCTCGGAGGTGATGATCGTGAGTGGACGCGGCGGTTCCCGGCGTCGCGCCAGGATGTTCAGGATCAGGTCGTCGCTTGCCGTGCCCGTCGCCAGTGCCTCGCGCACCGCCGCTTCGACAGGCTCCAGGCCATCGGTCAACACAGCCGACAGCACACGGACGAACCGGCGATCAGCATCGTCGCCATTACCCAGCTTGCGGCGCAGGCGGGCAAGCGCCGGTGGCAGATCCCAGCCCTGGAAGGGGGCGCCGTTCCGCAGCGCGCCGGGCTTGCGGGCCAGCACCGGCAGATAATGCCAGGGATCATAGATCGTGCGGTTGCGCCCGAAGTAGCGAGGATGTTCGGCGACAACCTCCTCGCCGCAGCGAACGACGATACGATCGGCATAGGCGCGGACCTGCACAGTGCGCCGTGCCACCGTCGAGAGCACCGAGTAACGGTTGCGGTCGAAGCTGATCAGGCAGGTGCCCGTCACGGCATGCTCGCTCTCATTGAAGCCGTCGAACGGCCCCAGCATCGGCTGCAGCGCGGATCGTTCGATCTCCAGCACCTGCGCCACGGTCAGCTCTCCCTGTTCGGGATGGGCCTGCCGTTCCGCCCAGCGCCGACACTCGGCCTCCAGCCAGCCATTAAGCTCTTCGAGGCTGGCGAACCGCAGCCGGGGCTGGAAGAAGCGGCCACGGATCGTCTGCACCTGGTTCTCGACCTGGCCCTTCTCCCATCCCGCCCGAGCCCAGACGGGCAGCGACTTCCTCCTGCCTTCCGCTCACATCAACCGCGAAGACTTGCGCGCCTTCGCGGTGAAACGTTTCGACGATCGCGGCGCCGATGCCTGACCCCGCACCGGTCACGATCGCGACTTTCCCTTTCAGCAATGCCATGGCAGCCTCTCCTTGTGTTGATTGATATTGTTTCGACGCCGAACGCCGATCGTTTCCTGGCGAATGGCGTCAGCGCGACTTGGCCGCCACTTTCCATTCCGGCTGCGTGGTCGCGAAAGCGAACGGACCGTCATCGATCACCTGCAGCAGTTCGACGACATTGCCGTCCGGGTCGCGGCCGTAGGTGGCAAGCAGCGGGCGATCCGCCGCCACCGTCGGGGGACAATGGAATTCCATGCCGGCCTCGCTCAATCGCCGATACTCGGCCTCGATGTCGTCGACGGCAAAGCAGATGTGCGTGAAGCCTGGTTTGGATACTGGGCGAGCAGGCGTGTGTTCGCCCGGATCGGGAGAGCTGAACTGGAATAGTTCGATACAATGATTGCCACCGCTGAGCAGCATGAACCGGGCGGCCGAATTGGGAAGGCCCACGATCTTGTCGAGTTCCGGCGCGCCCGACCAGCCATCGTCGCACAATCTAGCGAGTCCGAACATGTCGGCGTACCAAGTGGCCAGGCTTTCTATGTCCCGAGTGGCGATGGCGGTATGGTGTATGCCCAAAATCATCCTGTCATTCCTTGAAACCTGTATCGCCAACCCGCTCTATGCCTGCGCAGGGCTGTCGATCATCACGTCGGTGTAGCTGAAGTTCGCGTTTTGCTTGGCGTCGGCGCTGGTGCCGATTCCGTCGTCGCGATGCCGATCGATGCGGTCGAAAAGGCCGGCATAGACGAAGCCTTTTGCCGACTCGAAAAAGTCGTGCGGGAACCCGAGCTCGACCGCACTCGCGCTGTCCAGCTGGCCAAGTTGATCATCCGACAGTTCGACGTCCAGGGACGCAAGGTTGGTCTCAAGCTGGTCCGCGCTCGAAGCGCCAATTACGGGAATGATGCGCTTCTTCAGCATCCATTTGAGCGCTGCTTGAGATGGGGTGCAGCCGGCCTCCTGTGCGACGGCGTCAAGCGCGCGCGCGATTGTCAAATTGCGTTCGGACAGGGCCTTGTAGGGTACATTGTCCATTCTACGGGAGCCGCCCGCATTCTTATTAGCGGTATATTTTCCGGTGAGGATGCCACCGCCGAGCGGCGACCAGGCAACCATGCCGATGTCCAGCGCGCGCGACATCGGGACGATCTCTCGATCGGGAGTGCGCTCCACGAGGCTATATTCGAACTGATTGACCACGAAAGGCGACCAGCCCATCCGATCTGCCAGTTCGTTGCATCGGGAAATGACCCAGGCCGGCGCGTCGCTGATGCCGGCATAGAGTATCTTGCCCTGTCGAATGAGATCATCGAGCCCGCGCAGGACCTCTTCCGGACGTGTCGTGAAATCCCAGGTGTGAACGTAGAAGATATCGACATAGTCGGTCTTGAGACGTTTGAGACTGCCTTCAAGGCTCTGCACCATATTCTTGCGCTGATTGCCGGCGCTGTTGGCGTGCGCCGTCTCGCCGGGTAGGTTGTCGGTATATTTTGTCCCCAGCACGGTGCTGTTGCGCTGAGCAGGGGTGAGTATGTTGCCAAGTATCTCTTCGGCCTGGCCCGACCCGTAGACGTTGGACGTGTCGATGAAATTACCCCCCTGTCCTAAGAACAGGTTGAGTTGGGACCGACAGCCAGCTTCGTCACATCCCCAGCCCCAGGCAGTGCCGAATGTCATGGTGCCAAGGCAGAATTCCGACACCCGAAGGCCCGAGCGACCCAGTAGCTTGTACTTCATCATGGCGATCCTATCCCTCGTCCTGCAACGTCATTTTTTCGTGCATGATGTACACGGCGTCGGTGCGTTCACGCTTCCCGGTGGTGAAGAGTTCGAGGGGGATTTGTGCTTCCTGCCCGGCCCAGTTCTCGACCTTGTGCCAATCGAGCACGACGGTGCGTTCATCGATTTTCCAGACGCCGTTTCGTTTAGAGAAGCGATCGACGTAGCGAGCGCCCATCACATCGACGATTACCGGTCCTCCGTTTCGCCGCTTGAGATGCACCATGACCTGGGATTCACTTATTGCTACGTCACCTCTCACCTCGATCAGGGCGTTCGTGATCGAATGGGTGGTCCAGGCATTTTCCTGGCGCAAGCGATCGACGACAAAAGGAGCGAAATCATGACCGCGCCCCGACCAATAGCCATGATCGTCAAAGGCATCGTCATGATAGATGTCGCGGACCAAATCCTCATCCAGGCGGTCGACGCCACGGCAATAGCGATGAAGGACTTCCGTGATCGCCTGCTTGGCGAGCAATTCTTCCAGTTCCGGCAAAATATCGCTCCCGTCGGTCATTGGCTGAAAGGCGTGAGCACCAGCTTGCCGGCTGTCTTGCGCGACAAAAGGTCGTTCAAGGCAGCCGCGGCGCTCTCCATGGGGTAGGTCTTGTGAATGTGCGGCGTGATCCGGCCTTCGGCCATCAGCCGCCAAAGCGCTTCGAAATTGGCCACGTGGCCGTCAGGATCGATCTCGCTAAATCGGCCCCAATAGACGCCAACTGCTGAGTACCCCTTGAGCAGCAGCAGATTGACGGGGAGCACGGGAATTTCCCCGCTCGTGAACCCAATGACGAGAAGACGCCCTTCCCAGGCCATCGCACGGGACATTTCTGCAAACGCCTTGCCACCAGTGACGTCGATGCAGATGTCGGCGCCGTGTCCGGCCGTCTCCGACTTGATCTGCTTTCCGAGCTCACCCTCAACATAAACGATGGCGGATTTTGCGCCTGCTGCCAGCGCCAGTTCCAGCTTCGTTGCGGAACTGCCAATGGCAATCACCTCGGCACCGAGCGCCGATGCGATGTCTACAGCGGCTAGTCCGACGCCGCCTGTGGCGCCCAGCACGACGACCTGCTGGCCCGGCTTCACTCCACCACGCTGCACCAGCGCATGATAGGCCGTACCATAGGCCGCGTAGATGCCAGCCGCCGTGACATCATCGACATCCGCGGGCACACCCACCGCGAGCTCGCCGCGGACATCGACATATTCAGCGAAGCCACCATACCCCGACGCGGTCAACCCAACAACGCGCGTTCCAACGGACCAGCCGCCCGCCGCGTCACCGACTTCGATGATTTCGCCGGCGACTTCGAATCCGGGCGCGAAAGGAAGTTCGGGGCGCAGCTGATATTTGCCGAGCATGATCAGGGTATCGGGAAAGTTGATACCAGACGCCATGACCCTGATCCGGACGTTGGCTGGATCAAGCGGGGGCAGTGCGACCGAAGACACGCGTAATGTGTCGGGCGGACCATATTCGAAACATAGGACTGCCTTGGTGACGTCCAAGGTGGTGCTATCAGTCGTCACGCCGCCTCCCATTCCAGATGCACATTGTCGACCGACGCAACGACGCCAGACTCGAAGCGCGGCTCGCAGCCCTCGACCACATGGAAGGCCGGAATGCGCCGGAGCCATTCCTCCAGCAGGATCGTGGTTTCCAGCCGGGCCAGATGCAGACCTGCGCAGCGATGCGGGCCTTCCCCGAATGTCGAATGGGAAATGCGGCTGCGATGGAAATCGAGCGCCCAGGGATCGGGGTTCTGCTGCTCGTCGAGGCCCGCCAGAGGCGTCGGCAGCAATACCATCTCCCCGGCCTTCAGTTCGACCCCGTCGAGTTCGATGTCCTTGGCAATCATGCGAGCCGCAGCGACGAGCGGGAAACGACGGAACATTTCTTCCACCGCGCGCCGTAGCTCTTCAGGGTTGTCCCGCAGGATGGCGACCGTCTCGGGGTGCCGACCAAGATGGTCCATCATCATGTTCATGAAGTTCGTGACCGAATCGAGGCCGGCCAGCAGCAGCAGCGAAATCATGCCGAGCAGCTTCTGCCGCTCCATCATCGCGCCGTTGATATCCGTGTTCACGCACAGGGAGATGATGTCCGTGCCGGGCTTGCCGCGCCGCGCGTCGATGATCGGCCCAACGTAATCGAAAAAGCCCTTGTTGGCGCGGTCCAGATTGGCGGCCATCTCTTCAGGGGAGTTGCCACCCGGCCGCGTCATGCCACTGGCGAGAGCGCGCAGCTTGGGCGAATCCTCCATCGGCAGGTCGGCCATGGTCATGAATACCTGGATGGGAAACTCGGCGGAAAATTCCTCGACGAAATCGCACGTGCCGCGATCCGCGAACTGGTCAATCAGGCTGGCTGCCAGAGCACGCACCTGCGGCTCGCGCTCGCGTATGGCGCGCAGGTTGAGCCCCTTGTCGACGACCGCGCGATAGGGACGGTGTTCGGGCGGGTCCATTTTCGAGGGGACCATCGCATATTTTTCCCCAGCCGCTTTCGGGATGAAAAGTACCTGGCTCGAAAAGCGATCGGGATCGGTGTAAATCTCTCGGATCAGCGCGCCGGTCGTGGCAACCCAGTGGCCACCATTGAAGGGGCTCCATACCAGGCCGGGAAGCTTCTCATCCTGAAGGCGCTTCCAGGCTTTGAGATAGCCGTCGGTTTCGATCCCGTCCGGCTTGTACATGTCTATATCGTACAGACGGTCCGCTGGCACATGGGGCGGCGGGGACGTCCTTGCCCGATCATCTGTTTCCATAACGTCCATCTCCATTTTCAAGCCGGTGTCCTAGTCCCGGAGCGCAGCTCCGGGACTAGGTTTGCGGTCAGATTTCGATCTTGGCGGTGACTTCCTGTGCGAACCGCTGCAGCGATTCCTTCGCCGGGGCCGGGTCGTCGATATAGTCGTGCGAATTGACGCAAAGCTGCCCGAACGAGCCGACCTGATCGATCAGCGTCTCGATCTTCTCGGCGACCGTCTCGGGCGATCCACACAACCAGACATGTTCGGCCAGGAAGTCCATGTCCAGTTGATCAGGCGTCAGATCCTTGCCGGAATCAGCGATGATGCCAGCGAACAGATCGAATTTTTTGTAGATCGGAAACAGATATTTTTCCCAGCTTTCCGCAAGGCCGCTGGATAACGCCCGGCGCTTGGCTTCGGCATCCGTGTCGGCAATGAAGACTTCGCGGCATATGGTGAACCGCTTGCGATCGGGTGTGTGGCCGCTCGCTTCCATGGCGGCTGACCAGGTATCCCAATGCGCCTTCATCTGGGCGGTGCCGCCAAAGAAGGAGATCGGGCTGTAGTTGCGCTCGCCGGCGAACTTCATCGACGGGGATTTTGTAGAGAGGCCGGTCACTGCGATCTCCATGCCCGGATGGGGGCTGTTATCGGCGATCTCGACGTTGTAGCCGGGCATATCGTCGGGGCCGGGGAAGCCGGCCTGGTAGAAATTCCCCTTGAACTTGAAGGGTTCCCGCTTCCACACCTGCTGCATCACGTCGAGCGCTTCCAGTTGGCGCTCCGGAAGTCCGCCGATCCCGTCGAACCCGTTCAGAATGGCGTCGGTGTGATGGCCACCTGGCGCCACGCCCAGATAGTAGCGGTCGCCCAGCACGCGGCTCAGCCAGCCGATTCGCACTGCGAGCGTCGCGGGATTATGATAGGGCAGCAAATGCGCCATCGGTGCGAACCGGAGGGTCTTCGTCATTGGCGCGGCGGCGGCGATCACGGCTTCGGGTACGGGAATATTCTCGCGCGCCAGCGTATAATGTTCGCCGACCAGAAAATCCTTATATCCCGCCTCGTCGCATGTGCGGGCGAGATCGAGCGACCATTCGAACATCTCCAGCGGCGTGCGATGGGGCTTGTTGTAGGGTGTGTGAAAGATGCCGGCACGCAATGCCATGATGTAAAATCCTCTTCAAAATGCGGAATTGGGCAGGGCTAGGACTTCACTGGTCCCCAAGGTCAGGAGTCACGCCGCCCATGACGGAGAGTCCGCCGTCGATCACATGCTGCGCGCCGGTCGTGAAATAGGACTCGTCGGAGGCGAGATAGAGGGCGAGGTAAGCTACATCGATGGGCCGCCCCAGTCGGCGAAGCGGCTGGACGGATGCAGCAGCATCCATGGCGTTCTGGGTGGGAAAAGCTTCTTCCACCATCGAGGTGAGAATGACGCCCGGCGCGATGGAATTGACGCGAATATTGAACCCGGCCAGTTCGATCGCAGCGGCGCGCGTGAGAGCGTCTACCGCGCCCTTGCTTGCCGTGTAGGCGGTGAAGCGCCCGCAGGCGTTGACGACTGCCAGCGAGGAGACGTTCACGATGGAGCCGCCGCCGGCTGCCTTCATGATCGGGATGAGGGTTTGCATGCCTACCATCTGGCCCCAGGCGTTGACGTCCATCGTCCGGGTCCAATGCTCATGGGTCAGCACGTCGTAGGTCGCCGGCGCGAGGATGCCGGCGTTGTTGACCAGAATGGTGATCGGACCAAAGCTCTCCGCCGCCGCCTTCACCGCGTCCTTCCAGTCGGCCTCCTTCGAAACGTCGAGCGAGACCGCGAGCGCGCTATCCTGATGCTTTGCGTTGATCTCTGCCGCGACCTTCTGCGCGGCACCGAAATTGACGTCGGCGACGATCACCTTGGCGCCTTCATCTGCAAACAGGCGGGCTTCGGCCTCACCCTGGCCGGTGCCGGAGCCCGTCACGATCGCGACCTTGCCATTCAGTCTTGCCATCTCATCTGTCCTTTTTGTGGTGAGCTGGCGGGGCGCCAAAATTCGACCCGTCAGCCCAAAGTTGAAGCTAGAATTCGAAGCGGACCTCGGCGCCGTACGTCCGCGGGACCCCGGGTAGGACACTCTGCACGCCCAGCACTGCTCCCAGGGCGAAGCCGCCGACGATGTATTTCTCGTTCGTCAGGTTCTTCACGTAGGTCGCGACGGAGACGTTGCTGCCCTGGATTTTCTTCCATTCCAGCCGGGCATTGGCGAGCGTGTAGCCCTTGACCTCCGTTCCCGGCAGGATCGAGGCGTTGAGGTTGGAGTAATAATATTTGCTCTGGGAATAGAGGTCGCCGCGCAGCGCGATTTCGCCGCCATCGCCGGCGAGCGGGAAGGACGCGCTGAAGAAGGCTGAACCCGAATATTTGGGCGTGTCGGCATAAGGGCCGAAACCGAATTGCCCGCTTCCGACATTCGCGATCGGATTCGTGTAGCGGGCATCGGTGTAGGAGAAGACGCCCCCGACCTGCAGCCAGTCGGCCAACTGAATCGAGCCTTCGACTTCGGCGCCGCTGACGCGTGCCTTCTTCACATTGCCCGAGACCGCGCTGACATCGATGTAGACCGCCCGGATCACATTCTTGATATACTGGTCGAACAGCGCAACATTCAGGCTCGCCCGTCGACCTCCGACATAGCCCTGAAACTTCGCGCCCAGCTCGAAATCGTAGGTGGTTTCTGGCTCATACTGATTTGCGAGCGAGACGCCGTTTACCACGGTGAAGGCAGTGCCGTTGAACCCGCCAGTGCGCCAACTGCCACGCTGGGACGCATAGACCATCAGCGACGGCGTCACCTTGTAGTCGATGCTCAGGTTCCAGCTTGGTTTCGATACTTTGAGCTCGGCCGGACCAACGCCCAGAATCGCGTTGATGTCGCCAGCCAAAGGCTTGTATTTCGCCAGCTCCCAGGTGTAGCGCGCGCCTGCCGTGAAGTTCAGGTCAGGCGCCAGCTCATAGGAAGCCTGCCCGAACAACGCCTTCGAATAGTTATCAAACTGGAATGTGCGCAGGATATAAACGGCATCGGGCGTGTCGGAGAAAATCCCCAAAGGCTGGTTTTGGCGGTTCATGCCGTGGAAAAAATAGGCGCCAAGGATATAATCCAGCTTACCGTCGAGCGCCTTGCCCTGAAGCTGCAATTCGTTCGATATCTGATCGTCGGTATAGGTGTATCCGAGCGAATTATCGGGATAGAAGCCCACGATCAGCGGGGTGAACGGCAGGCCGTCGACATCCGTTTTGTCGTTGGACTTCACATAATTATAGCCTGCGATGTTCTTGATCGTCAGATCATCGGACAGGTCATAGGTCGTGGTGTTGACGACCATATACTGGTTCGCTCGGTGCCCGGCGTCCGTATTGGTATAGGTATCGTAAAAGCCGGAATTCTTGGTTTTCTCGATATAGTCGTCCAGCGAGCTGAAGGCGTTGGCGACCAGCGGGTAGGTGATCTGAACGCCCGGCTGATACACAGCCGCAGTCGGTAGTGCAGGCGAGAGCAGGAAGCCGTTATTGACCTCGCCGACCTTGAAGATCCGATCTGCCTTTAGCGACGTGCTGCGCCCGCGGTAACGGCCATATTGGAAAAGAGTCGTGTTGGTCAGTTTATCAGACAGTTCCAGCCGCAAGGAAGGCCGGATCGTGAGATTGTCGAGCGAACCATGCTTGATGTTCAGCAGAAGGTTTCTCTGGAAGCCATCCCGCTTGTTATACTGGGCTGCCAGGCGGAAGGCTCCAAAATCGCCGAGAGGGACATTTACAGCGCCTTCGATCCGACGATCGTTGTAGTTACCGTAGGCAACTTCGCCATAGCCCTCGAACGCGCCCATCTTGGGTGCTGCGGACTGATACAGCACCGCGCCGCCCGTGGCGTTTCTGCCGAACAAAGTCCCTTGCGGTCCCTTGATGACCTGGATGCTCTCCAGGTCGAAGAAGGAGGATGCAGACGACCCCTGGGTATTGAACTCGTTGAAATAGATAAGGACGGCAGGCGAGGCGAAAGAGAAAGCGTCGATCGACTGACCGCGAAGGGAAAAGTTGGTCTGGTTGGAAGATCCCGTCTGACGCACCGTCAGGCCGGCCGTAGCCGACTGGAGGTCCGCTTCGGTGAGGATGCCTCGATCGTTGATCGCCTGATTGCCGAACGCTTCGACCGCGACAGGCACGTCCGAGAGCTTTTCCTCGCGTCGTCGCGCAGTGACCACAATATCTTGAGCTGCCGACGGGGAGACAGCGCGTTCAGCGGCGCCTGTGGATCGGCAGGATTAGCGTCCTGTGCGTGAGCAACGACGCTGGGCAGCCATGCGGCTGAAGCGCACAGCATAAATCGATAAGCACAATGCTTCATGACA
Encoded proteins:
- a CDS encoding LLM class flavin-dependent oxidoreductase gives rise to the protein MALRAGIFHTPYNKPHRTPLEMFEWSLDLARTCDEAGYKDFLVGEHYTLARENIPVPEAVIAAAAPMTKTLRFAPMAHLLPYHNPATLAVRIGWLSRVLGDRYYLGVAPGGHHTDAILNGFDGIGGLPERQLEALDVMQQVWKREPFKFKGNFYQAGFPGPDDMPGYNVEIADNSPHPGMEIAVTGLSTKSPSMKFAGERNYSPISFFGGTAQMKAHWDTWSAAMEASGHTPDRKRFTICREVFIADTDAEAKRRALSSGLAESWEKYLFPIYKKFDLFAGIIADSGKDLTPDQLDMDFLAEHVWLCGSPETVAEKIETLIDQVGSFGQLCVNSHDYIDDPAPAKESLQRFAQEVTAKIEI
- a CDS encoding SDR family NAD(P)-dependent oxidoreductase, with product MAPRQLTTKRTDEMARLNGKVAIVTGSGTGQGEAEARLFADEGAKVIVADVNFGAAQKVAAEINAKHQDSALAVSLDVSKEADWKDAVKAAAESFGPITILVNNAGILAPATYDVLTHEHWTRTMDVNAWGQMVGMQTLIPIMKAAGGGSIVNVSSLAVVNACGRFTAYTASKGAVDALTRAAAIELAGFNIRVNSIAPGVILTSMVEEAFPTQNAMDAAASVQPLRRLGRPIDVAYLALYLASDESYFTTGAQHVIDGGLSVMGGVTPDLGDQ
- a CDS encoding TonB-dependent receptor encodes the protein MPVAVEAFGNQAINDRGILTEADLQSATAGLTVRQTGSSNQTNFSLRGQSIDAFSFASPAVLIYFNEFNTQGSSASSFFDLESIQVIKGPQGTLFGRNATGGAVLYQSAAPKMGAFEGYGEVAYGNYNDRRIEGAVNVPLGDFGAFRLAAQYNKRDGFQRNLLLNIKHGSLDNLTIRPSLRLELSDKLTNTTLFQYGRYRGRSTSLKADRIFKVGEVNNGFLLSPALPTAAVYQPGVQITYPLVANAFSSLDDYIEKTKNSGFYDTYTNTDAGHRANQYMVVNTTTYDLSDDLTIKNIAGYNYVKSNDKTDVDGLPFTPLIVGFYPDNSLGYTYTDDQISNELQLQGKALDGKLDYILGAYFFHGMNRQNQPLGIFSDTPDAVYILRTFQFDNYSKALFGQASYELAPDLNFTAGARYTWELAKYKPLAGDINAILGVGPAELKVSKPSWNLSIDYKVTPSLMVYASQRGSWRTGGFNGTAFTVVNGVSLANQYEPETTYDFELGAKFQGYVGGRRASLNVALFDQYIKNVIRAVYIDVSAVSGNVKKARVSGAEVEGSIQLADWLQVGGVFSYTDARYTNPIANVGSGQFGFGPYADTPKYSGSAFFSASFPLAGDGGEIALRGDLYSQSKYYYSNLNASILPGTEVKGYTLANARLEWKKIQGSNVSVATYVKNLTNEKYIVGGFALGAVLGVQSVLPGVPRTYGAEVRFEF